One Legionella hackeliae DNA segment encodes these proteins:
- the nhaA gene encoding Na+/H+ antiporter NhaA — MKNMPNENNEIKPLPPTQAMAEKAYGAMQRFVEIEAVSGFVLLLSTAIALIWANSQLAATYDRFWHTSLSFGIGKFTFSKSLHFWINDGLMTFFFLIVGMEIRREIHDGSLSNRKYALLPIIAAIGGVVVPAFIFFVFNQNSTAINGWAIPTATDIAFAVGVLALLGSAIPSSTRLFLLTLAIIDDILAVLIIAIFYSEGLNYLGFLISVCGVLFVWSLQKIGVGSAFGYLIPGGIIWIGMLVTGIHPTLTGIVLGLMTPVRGIRMRETPLSTIFYISNKLKEEDVSVKTQRKLRLAQRELIPPVIRVEKSLHPWVAFFIIPLFALANAGVAINYKSFIEPGSIWLITGISLGLIFGKPLGIVGFSWISLRFSWCEFPHNFTWKDIWLVGLLAGIGFTMSIFIAMLAFKEGIYLNSAKLGVLFGSLISAVFGLMWGKLYLRKLKKFYK, encoded by the coding sequence CCAATGAAAACAATGAGATAAAACCATTGCCTCCTACACAAGCAATGGCTGAAAAAGCATATGGAGCTATGCAACGATTTGTAGAAATTGAAGCTGTAAGTGGCTTTGTTCTACTCCTGAGTACTGCAATTGCATTAATATGGGCAAATTCTCAATTGGCTGCTACTTATGATCGATTTTGGCACACATCATTGAGTTTTGGGATAGGGAAATTCACTTTTTCAAAAAGCCTTCATTTTTGGATTAACGATGGATTAATGACATTTTTTTTCTTAATTGTTGGAATGGAAATTCGTCGAGAAATTCATGATGGTTCATTAAGTAATCGCAAATATGCATTGCTACCTATTATTGCGGCGATTGGTGGAGTTGTTGTACCTGCTTTTATATTTTTTGTCTTTAATCAAAATTCTACAGCGATAAATGGTTGGGCTATCCCAACTGCAACTGACATTGCTTTTGCTGTTGGTGTTCTCGCTTTATTGGGAAGTGCGATTCCAAGCTCCACACGGCTTTTCCTTCTAACTTTGGCTATAATTGACGATATTTTAGCTGTTCTCATAATTGCGATTTTTTATTCTGAAGGACTCAACTATTTAGGATTTTTAATTTCAGTTTGTGGAGTTTTATTTGTCTGGAGTCTCCAAAAGATAGGTGTTGGTTCTGCCTTTGGTTATTTAATACCAGGCGGAATTATTTGGATAGGTATGCTTGTTACCGGAATTCATCCAACTTTAACCGGTATTGTTCTTGGATTAATGACTCCTGTTAGGGGAATCCGAATGCGTGAAACGCCATTATCAACAATATTTTATATCTCAAACAAATTGAAAGAAGAAGACGTCTCTGTGAAGACTCAACGCAAGTTGAGGTTAGCCCAAAGGGAATTAATACCACCCGTAATAAGAGTTGAAAAAAGTCTGCATCCTTGGGTGGCTTTTTTCATTATCCCTTTGTTCGCACTAGCTAATGCTGGCGTTGCAATAAACTATAAGTCCTTCATTGAACCAGGATCTATATGGCTAATTACAGGAATCTCTTTAGGCTTAATTTTTGGTAAGCCACTTGGAATAGTGGGGTTCAGCTGGATTTCTTTACGTTTTAGTTGGTGCGAATTTCCACACAATTTTACTTGGAAGGATATTTGGTTAGTTGGACTACTTGCTGGAATAGGATTTACAATGTCAATATTTATTGCGATGTTAGCTTTCAAAGAAGGAATATACCTGAATTCAGCTAAACTAGGTGTTTTATTTGGTTCCCTTATTTCTGCAGTATTTGGGCTTATGTGGGGAAAACTATATTTAAGAAAGCTAAAAAAATTCTATAAATAA